A region from the Argonema galeatum A003/A1 genome encodes:
- a CDS encoding histone deacetylase: MLPVIYSDEFLLHDTGLYHPERPQRLTAIVKALQAAHYADKLEWQVPTPVEKRSVMPILQKVHSQEHIERVQRIAENGGGYLDGDTPISKSSYDIALLAVSAWLDGVDRVLATSNPAFVLARPPGHHAERDRGMGFCLFSNAAIAAYYALEQPGIDRVAILDWDVHHGNGTQDIVENHPQIGYCSLHQSPCYPGTGYADERGEYKNVLNIPMIRGSTVAEYRIEFESQVMPFLSRFKPDVLIVSAGYDANAADPLASIELLPPDFGLFTDYCLQLTRKILFGLEGGYDLTALAESVVATIERCLV, translated from the coding sequence ATGCTACCCGTAATTTACTCTGACGAGTTCCTGTTGCACGATACTGGCTTATATCACCCAGAACGTCCACAACGCTTAACTGCAATTGTAAAAGCTTTGCAGGCGGCACACTATGCTGACAAGCTGGAGTGGCAGGTGCCGACGCCGGTAGAGAAAAGGTCTGTGATGCCTATCCTGCAAAAGGTTCACTCGCAAGAACACATTGAGAGAGTGCAGCGAATAGCGGAAAATGGCGGCGGATATCTGGATGGGGATACGCCGATTTCTAAGAGTAGTTACGATATCGCATTGCTGGCGGTGAGTGCTTGGTTGGATGGGGTCGATCGCGTTCTAGCTACCTCAAACCCAGCTTTTGTGCTGGCACGTCCGCCGGGACATCACGCGGAACGCGATCGCGGCATGGGTTTTTGTTTATTTTCCAATGCTGCGATCGCCGCTTACTACGCTTTGGAACAACCTGGGATCGATCGGGTTGCTATCCTAGATTGGGATGTGCATCACGGCAATGGCACGCAAGATATTGTAGAAAATCATCCCCAAATTGGATATTGTTCATTGCATCAGTCGCCTTGCTATCCGGGAACGGGATATGCTGACGAAAGGGGAGAGTACAAAAACGTACTGAATATTCCGATGATACGGGGTAGCACTGTGGCTGAGTATCGCATAGAATTTGAATCCCAAGTGATGCCGTTTTTATCGAGATTTAAACCAGATGTTTTGATTGTCAGCGCTGGATACGATGCAAATGCTGCCGATCCGTTAGCGAGTATTGAATTGCTACCGCCAGATTTTGGCTTGTTTACGGATTATTGTTTGCAATTAACTCGGAAAATTTTGTTTGGTTTGGAAGGCGGTTACGATTTGACTGCGCTGGCAGAGTCTGTGGTAGCAACGATCGAACGCTGTTTGGTTTAA
- a CDS encoding tetratricopeptide repeat protein, protein MIQVAIFVCVGWLFSVCLHEFGHAIVAYWGGDTSVKDKGYLTLNPLKYTDFNLSLVLPLIFLLLGGIPLPGAAVYIDQRRLRSRWWKSAVSAAGPFASILVAVLLTITFRFGSPLPLGEYRWIWPALAFLTYLEIYVVILNLLPIPGLDGYGIIDPWLPPEIQERSRKFGQYGIVILFILLWFVEPLNRLLGDAAFYISQMVGIPLGMVGLGYVLFNEWAKVLLVVAIAIAFAVRQVTRKPHEVWYERGNGNIKGRKYEEAIAAFDQAIRVKSDFHEAWYMRGYALLQLQRYEDAIAAYDKAIEIKSDYWEAWHDRGIVLEVLQRYEDAIASYQKAVEIKPDFHLAWGKLGKMLNNLERYEEALSAYDKAIEIQPYDASIWTDRGVALGYLKRYDDAIASCEKAIKIDPRYFYAWYNKAGCYAEQGKVDLAIEDLKQAVKIDAGKLKDCAKTDKSFDSIRDRPAFRELMGE, encoded by the coding sequence ATGATTCAAGTTGCTATCTTCGTTTGCGTCGGCTGGCTTTTCTCAGTTTGTCTCCACGAATTCGGTCACGCGATCGTTGCCTATTGGGGAGGAGATACTTCTGTAAAAGACAAGGGGTATCTCACCTTAAACCCACTCAAATATACCGATTTCAATTTGAGTTTGGTTCTGCCGTTGATCTTTCTGCTTTTAGGTGGAATTCCCTTACCGGGTGCGGCAGTTTATATCGACCAGCGAAGACTACGCAGTCGTTGGTGGAAAAGTGCGGTTTCAGCAGCAGGGCCATTTGCGAGTATTCTGGTCGCGGTTTTATTGACAATAACTTTTCGGTTTGGTTCGCCATTGCCATTAGGTGAATATAGGTGGATATGGCCAGCTTTAGCATTTCTAACTTACCTGGAAATATATGTAGTTATACTCAATTTGCTGCCTATTCCAGGTCTTGATGGTTATGGTATTATTGACCCGTGGTTACCTCCAGAAATTCAAGAGCGATCGCGAAAGTTCGGTCAATATGGAATTGTTATCCTCTTCATCCTGCTTTGGTTCGTGGAACCGCTGAATCGTTTGTTGGGAGATGCCGCTTTTTACATTAGCCAAATGGTTGGGATTCCATTGGGAATGGTGGGACTAGGATATGTTTTATTCAACGAATGGGCAAAGGTTTTGCTAGTAGTAGCAATTGCGATCGCTTTCGCGGTACGTCAAGTAACGCGAAAACCGCATGAGGTTTGGTATGAACGAGGTAATGGAAACATAAAAGGGCGAAAATATGAAGAAGCGATCGCAGCTTTTGACCAAGCTATTCGAGTCAAGTCAGATTTCCATGAAGCTTGGTATATGCGAGGTTATGCCCTACTGCAATTACAGCGGTATGAAGATGCGATCGCAGCTTACGATAAAGCCATTGAAATCAAATCTGACTATTGGGAAGCTTGGCACGATCGAGGTATTGTGCTAGAAGTTTTGCAGCGATATGAAGATGCGATCGCATCTTATCAAAAAGCGGTAGAAATTAAACCAGACTTCCATCTAGCTTGGGGCAAATTAGGGAAAATGCTAAATAATTTAGAACGTTACGAAGAAGCACTTTCTGCCTATGACAAGGCGATTGAAATACAACCTTATGACGCTAGTATTTGGACCGACAGAGGTGTGGCGTTAGGATATTTGAAGCGATATGATGATGCGATCGCATCTTGCGAGAAAGCGATTAAGATCGATCCTAGATACTTTTATGCTTGGTATAATAAAGCTGGTTGTTACGCCGAACAAGGCAAGGTAGATTTGGCAATTGAAGATTTGAAACAAGCAGTCAAAATTGACGCCGGTAAATTAAAAGATTGTGCCAAAACTGACAAGAGTTTCGATTCAATTCGCGATCGGCCAGCTTTTAGAGAGTTGATGGGTGAATAA
- a CDS encoding P-loop NTPase fold protein yields the protein MALDLSKFYQVYNPSKTLNVGNAQDRKYYIDFSAVRGGKIIEELGRTIARLSPDEPTCQLFTGHIGCGKSTELLRLKNELEQQKFHVVYFESSQDLVMADLDVTDILLAIARQVSESLEQAKIVLQPRGFKALLQGAAKVLQTEIELSGKASVPGVGNLKASTSGEFSVGFGIGEITAKTKNSPDLRSQLRQYLEPRTDTLLEVINKELLEPAIKELKLQNKQGLVVIIDNLDRMSISAKPSGRSQPEYLFVDRGEQLKQLKCHLVYTIPLVLTFSNDQGMLNNRFGVEPKLLPMVRVRSRSGSVYDEGMELMRQMVLARAFPDVEPQQRLTLISEVFDSLETLDRLCLVSGGHVRNLLVLLHSCLQKEDPPLSRKCLEDVIRRQRDALIRAVSDREWELLFQVAKQQIVKGEDEYQTLLRSMFVFEYQDEEGGWFSINPILAEAKQLQS from the coding sequence ATGGCACTGGATTTGTCGAAATTTTACCAGGTATACAACCCCAGCAAGACCCTAAACGTGGGGAATGCCCAGGATCGGAAATATTATATCGATTTTTCCGCAGTACGCGGTGGCAAAATTATTGAAGAATTGGGACGAACGATCGCCCGCCTTTCTCCAGATGAGCCAACTTGCCAGCTGTTTACAGGACACATCGGCTGTGGTAAATCCACGGAACTATTGCGCTTGAAAAATGAGTTAGAGCAACAGAAATTTCATGTTGTGTATTTTGAATCTAGCCAAGATTTGGTAATGGCCGATCTTGACGTAACAGATATTTTGCTTGCTATTGCTCGCCAAGTTAGCGAAAGTTTGGAGCAAGCAAAAATCGTTCTGCAACCGCGAGGTTTCAAAGCTTTACTGCAAGGTGCGGCCAAAGTTTTGCAAACAGAAATCGAACTTTCAGGTAAAGCTTCGGTGCCGGGAGTTGGCAATCTCAAGGCTAGCACATCGGGAGAGTTTTCTGTAGGTTTCGGTATTGGCGAAATTACAGCTAAAACTAAAAACAGTCCGGATCTTCGCTCTCAGTTGAGGCAATATTTAGAGCCGCGTACAGATACGCTTTTAGAAGTAATTAATAAAGAATTACTGGAACCTGCAATTAAAGAATTGAAGCTGCAAAACAAACAAGGACTGGTAGTAATTATCGATAATCTCGATCGCATGAGTATCTCGGCGAAACCATCGGGTCGATCGCAGCCAGAGTATCTGTTTGTAGACCGAGGAGAACAACTGAAACAACTGAAGTGCCATTTGGTTTACACTATTCCTTTAGTGCTAACTTTCTCCAACGATCAAGGAATGCTGAATAATCGTTTTGGGGTGGAACCGAAATTATTGCCGATGGTGCGGGTGCGATCGCGCTCCGGGAGCGTGTATGATGAGGGTATGGAACTGATGCGACAAATGGTGTTAGCAAGAGCTTTCCCGGATGTAGAACCGCAACAGCGACTGACACTCATTTCAGAAGTGTTTGATTCTCTGGAAACCTTAGACCGTTTGTGCTTAGTTAGTGGCGGTCACGTGCGAAACTTGTTGGTGCTGCTTCATAGCTGTCTCCAAAAAGAAGATCCCCCTCTTTCGCGCAAGTGTTTGGAAGATGTAATTAGGAGACAGCGGGATGCGTTAATTCGAGCCGTTAGCGATCGAGAGTGGGAATTGCTCTTCCAGGTAGCAAAACAGCAAATAGTAAAAGGTGAAGACGAATACCAAACCCTCTTACGCAGTATGTTTGTATTTGAATATCAGGATGAAGAGGGAGGATGGTTTAGTATCAATCCAATTTTGGCAGAGGCAAAACAATTGCAGTCATGA
- a CDS encoding eIF2A-related protein, with protein MMTFYPENVKNDESLRTLVRAIEFSQGQFSLILARCNYTNLRQRLMQQLRELCPIELRELVIEPSAKNLYTAIREDSKKSPQQAIVISGLELAISLDALLICTNQMREEFGENLSFPVVLWVTDEVLQKLIRTAPDFESWAAAPIEFEMANDELIYFIKQTTDEVFAKVLDAGAGIFLDNAALNLEIGSPRRIELGSAQKELQNRGVSLDPELEASLEFVLGRDVNNLTVQSRQNYENSLALWQTSDNLERRGCVLHSLSLWWRTYGMRHPAEQGLAFDRSKDYLQQCVEAFERANRPDLVAKFINPLGDVLQRLQQWDELEVVAKKALALHQTYSDLFRLARVYGFLAEVALAKSGWVQAQEYAREALEILANGEEIASTSGSSDRHTILDWERSFHKGWYLFALARAQLHLGGVDEAIETLETARTETKPQYDPELYISIVCELRNAYFQQCQYITAFQFKQEQYAIEQQYGFRAFIGAGRLQPKQQITNPALPYVEQETQQIFASERQQDINRLVERMSRDDHKLTVIHGQSGVGKSSILQAGLVPKLKQKIIGSRNVLPVLQQVYTDRIKELGKRLAEALVETGKFASDGIDSTASILEQLRKNAEQNLLTVLIFDQFEEFFFVCTDSIERRFFYDLLRDCLEIPFVKVILSLREDYLHYLLEFQRITSLQPINNNILDKNILYYLGNFSAKDAKLVIQNLTGRSKFYLQPDFIDELVRDLAGDFGEVRPIELQVVGAQLQTENITTLAQYRQRGPKKKLVERYLEEVVKDCGPENERAAQLVLYLLTDENNTRPLKTRTQLAVDLAAEADKLDLVLEIFVKSRLVFLLPETPADRYQLVHDYLVAFIRQQKGAALIAELEEERKQRRISDRKLNRFLKRALVGSTAAVVLLSISTVSALIFAQQAQREKNRSEIAKIEALNAASEALLLSHDRLGALTNSVKAGKQLLATKVSDNLLHQTEETLRHAIVSDVREVNRLQGHSDWVNAVSFSPDDETIATASADKTIKLWRRNGQEIRTLSGHNDRVTSISFSPNGETLASADGKGIIKLWRYKDGKEIKTFLAHKGWIFNVIYSPNGETLASASKDKTVKLWRKDGTLLKTLGKHDDRVTGLSFSPDGKTLASASLDGIIKLWSSKDGKEIKTFKAHNKWLANLSFSPDGQILASASDDDTIKFWNKDGKLLKTIPANSNKVYRIRFSPDGKTLASAGEDSTLKIWRVNDGILLHTLQGHKGSLVGISFKRDGKTIASASTDTTVRIWQLDSTSFQTIQVNSVDDVIFSPDGKTIASASNDDKLIKIWRLNGTLIQNIQGVSGFVSFSPDGKTLALGGDNHTIKLLQLNGKQVKILAGHKEQINTVSFSPDGQMLASASNDNTIKLWRKNSVWPKTFNGHTRPVCCVSFSRNNQIIASAGDDNTVKLWQLDGKELATIRGHSDRVTSISFSPDGQTIASGSVDKTIKLWGKDGKLIHTFQGHNAAIASVSFSPDGQMLVSGSDDKTIKIWRKDGTLFQTLQGHNAKVNAVNFSPDGQRLVSASDDKTIIIWNWKILRDLDLDNLLDRGCNLLHDYLKTNANVSEDRDLCKSISVVSPTSAGGSNPRLIAKVL; from the coding sequence ATGATGACTTTTTACCCAGAAAATGTAAAAAACGATGAATCCTTGAGAACTCTGGTGCGGGCAATAGAGTTTTCTCAAGGGCAGTTTTCGCTGATTTTGGCACGCTGCAACTATACAAATTTAAGGCAGCGCTTGATGCAACAGTTGCGCGAATTATGCCCGATCGAGTTGAGAGAATTAGTCATCGAGCCGTCTGCAAAAAACCTTTATACAGCTATTCGGGAAGACTCGAAAAAATCGCCTCAGCAAGCGATTGTTATTTCTGGTTTGGAGTTAGCGATATCTCTTGATGCCCTACTAATTTGCACCAACCAAATGCGGGAGGAATTTGGCGAAAATTTATCGTTTCCGGTGGTGTTGTGGGTGACAGATGAGGTACTGCAAAAGCTGATCCGAACAGCACCGGATTTTGAGAGTTGGGCAGCCGCTCCCATCGAATTTGAGATGGCAAATGATGAGTTAATTTATTTCATCAAGCAAACTACGGATGAAGTATTTGCTAAAGTTTTAGATGCCGGTGCGGGCATATTTCTAGACAATGCCGCTCTCAATTTGGAAATTGGTTCTCCACGTCGCATCGAACTGGGATCGGCACAGAAAGAACTGCAAAATCGCGGTGTGAGTTTAGATCCAGAACTAGAAGCCAGTTTGGAATTTGTTTTGGGTCGAGATGTTAATAATTTAACAGTGCAGTCTCGGCAAAATTACGAGAATAGTTTAGCACTTTGGCAGACTAGCGATAACCTGGAACGGCGAGGGTGCGTGCTGCATAGTCTGTCATTGTGGTGGCGCACTTACGGTATGCGGCATCCAGCCGAGCAGGGGCTAGCTTTCGATCGATCGAAAGATTATTTGCAGCAATGCGTTGAAGCTTTCGAGCGAGCTAATCGGCCTGATTTGGTCGCCAAATTTATCAATCCTTTGGGAGATGTCCTGCAAAGACTTCAACAGTGGGATGAGTTAGAAGTTGTTGCTAAAAAAGCGTTAGCTCTCCATCAAACCTATTCCGATTTGTTTAGATTGGCGCGAGTTTATGGCTTTCTTGCTGAAGTGGCGTTGGCTAAATCGGGTTGGGTACAAGCGCAGGAATACGCTCGAGAAGCGTTGGAGATTTTAGCAAATGGTGAAGAAATTGCATCGACTTCTGGTTCATCCGATCGCCACACCATTTTAGATTGGGAACGCTCATTTCATAAAGGTTGGTATTTGTTTGCGTTAGCCAGAGCGCAACTGCATTTAGGTGGGGTAGATGAGGCGATCGAAACCTTGGAAACTGCCAGGACGGAAACTAAACCTCAGTACGATCCAGAGCTTTATATTTCAATTGTATGCGAGTTGCGAAATGCTTACTTTCAACAATGTCAATATATAACTGCATTTCAGTTTAAGCAGGAGCAATATGCGATCGAGCAGCAGTACGGTTTTCGAGCTTTCATCGGTGCTGGTAGATTGCAGCCAAAACAACAAATAACTAATCCTGCCTTACCTTATGTCGAACAGGAAACCCAACAAATTTTTGCTTCTGAAAGGCAGCAAGATATCAATCGCTTAGTCGAGAGAATGAGTCGCGATGACCACAAACTAACGGTAATTCACGGACAGTCAGGTGTTGGCAAAAGTTCAATTTTGCAGGCTGGATTAGTACCGAAATTAAAACAAAAAATTATTGGTAGCCGTAATGTACTGCCTGTTTTGCAGCAAGTCTATACCGATCGGATTAAGGAACTGGGAAAACGTCTTGCAGAGGCACTTGTAGAGACGGGTAAATTCGCCAGCGATGGCATCGATTCGACGGCATCTATACTCGAACAGTTGCGAAAGAATGCCGAACAAAACTTGCTGACGGTGCTAATTTTTGACCAGTTTGAGGAATTTTTCTTTGTTTGCACCGACTCGATCGAGCGGCGTTTCTTTTACGATCTTCTGCGCGATTGCCTAGAGATTCCCTTTGTAAAAGTTATTCTGTCGCTGCGAGAGGATTATCTGCATTACTTGTTAGAGTTCCAGCGCATCACGAGTTTGCAGCCGATTAACAATAATATTTTGGATAAGAATATTCTTTATTACTTAGGTAATTTTTCAGCCAAAGATGCAAAATTAGTTATTCAAAATTTGACCGGACGATCCAAGTTTTACTTACAGCCAGATTTTATTGATGAATTAGTGCGGGATCTGGCGGGAGATTTTGGAGAAGTGCGCCCGATCGAATTGCAAGTTGTAGGCGCACAACTGCAAACCGAAAATATCACCACGCTGGCTCAATACAGGCAACGCGGGCCAAAGAAAAAACTGGTCGAGCGGTATTTAGAAGAAGTAGTTAAAGATTGCGGGCCAGAAAACGAACGCGCTGCCCAATTGGTTTTATACTTGCTCACAGATGAAAACAACACTCGCCCCCTAAAAACCCGCACTCAGTTAGCAGTCGATTTAGCAGCAGAAGCCGACAAATTAGATTTGGTGCTGGAAATTTTTGTGAAATCGCGATTAGTATTTTTGCTGCCAGAAACACCAGCCGATCGCTATCAACTTGTTCACGATTATTTAGTTGCTTTTATCCGCCAACAAAAAGGCGCTGCATTAATTGCAGAATTAGAAGAAGAGAGAAAGCAGCGTCGGATTAGCGATCGGAAGTTAAATCGTTTTCTGAAACGTGCGCTAGTAGGTTCGACGGCAGCAGTAGTTTTACTGTCAATTTCAACAGTTTCGGCACTGATATTCGCGCAGCAAGCACAAAGGGAAAAAAATCGATCGGAAATTGCCAAGATTGAAGCGCTGAATGCAGCATCGGAAGCACTTTTGCTGTCTCACGATCGGCTGGGGGCATTAACAAACAGCGTCAAAGCAGGTAAACAATTACTGGCAACAAAAGTATCGGATAATCTTTTGCATCAAACTGAAGAAACATTACGGCACGCGATCGTCTCGGACGTTCGAGAAGTGAACCGTTTGCAAGGACATAGCGATTGGGTAAATGCCGTTAGTTTCAGTCCCGACGATGAAACGATCGCCACCGCCAGCGCTGACAAAACTATAAAACTTTGGCGGCGCAACGGACAGGAAATTCGCACTCTTTCAGGACACAACGATCGGGTGACTAGCATTAGTTTTAGCCCTAACGGTGAGACTCTAGCTTCAGCTGACGGAAAAGGTATTATTAAGCTGTGGCGGTACAAAGACGGTAAGGAAATCAAAACCTTCCTAGCGCATAAAGGGTGGATTTTTAACGTTATTTACAGCCCTAATGGTGAGACTTTAGCCTCAGCCAGTAAAGACAAAACCGTGAAGCTGTGGCGCAAAGACGGCACACTTCTTAAAACATTAGGCAAACATGATGACAGGGTTACTGGACTCAGTTTTAGCCCCGACGGTAAGACTCTAGCCTCAGCTAGCCTTGACGGTATTATTAAGCTGTGGAGCAGCAAAGATGGTAAAGAAATCAAAACTTTTAAAGCACACAATAAGTGGCTCGCAAACCTCAGTTTCAGCCCAGACGGTCAGATTCTAGCCTCAGCCAGTGACGACGACACAATCAAATTCTGGAACAAGGACGGTAAGCTGCTCAAAACCATTCCAGCAAACAGCAACAAAGTCTATAGGATTCGTTTTAGTCCTGACGGTAAGACGCTTGCCTCAGCTGGTGAAGACAGTACATTGAAAATCTGGAGAGTTAACGACGGCATCTTGCTTCATACTCTCCAAGGACACAAAGGAAGCCTTGTAGGTATCAGTTTCAAACGCGATGGCAAGACAATTGCTTCCGCGAGTACCGATACCACTGTGAGAATATGGCAACTTGACAGCACGTCATTTCAAACTATCCAAGTAAATAGCGTTGATGATGTAATTTTCAGTCCAGATGGTAAGACGATCGCCTCAGCTAGTAATGACGACAAGCTCATTAAAATTTGGCGACTTAACGGCACATTAATCCAAAATATTCAAGGAGTTTCCGGTTTCGTCAGTTTCAGTCCCGATGGTAAAACTCTAGCTTTGGGTGGCGATAATCATACTATCAAGCTTTTACAGCTAAATGGCAAACAAGTCAAAATATTAGCAGGTCATAAAGAACAAATTAATACGGTTAGTTTCAGCCCCGACGGTCAGATGCTTGCTTCGGCAAGTAATGACAATACCATCAAACTTTGGCGCAAGAATAGTGTTTGGCCTAAAACATTTAACGGTCATACTCGTCCGGTCTGTTGCGTCAGTTTCAGTCGGAATAACCAAATAATTGCTTCGGCTGGTGATGATAACACCGTTAAACTTTGGCAACTTGATGGCAAGGAATTGGCAACAATTCGGGGACACAGCGATCGGGTTACTAGCATTAGTTTTAGCCCAGACGGTCAGACAATTGCTTCGGGAAGTGTGGACAAAACTATCAAACTCTGGGGTAAGGATGGCAAATTAATTCACACTTTCCAAGGGCATAATGCAGCGATTGCTAGCGTTAGTTTCAGTCCTGACGGTCAGATGCTTGTTTCGGGCAGCGATGACAAAACTATCAAAATCTGGCGCAAGGATGGCACATTGTTTCAAACTCTCCAAGGGCATAATGCGAAGGTCAATGCAGTCAATTTCAGTCCCGACGGACAGAGGCTTGTCTCGGCTAGCGATGACAAAACTATTATTATATGGAATTGGAAGATTCTGCGGGATTTGGATTTAGATAATCTACTCGATCGCGGTTGCAATTTGTTGCATGACTATCTAAAGACTAACGCTAATGTCAGTGAAGATCGCGATCTTTGCAAGAGTATTTCAGTGGTGTCGCCCACATCCGCCGGGGGTTCAAACCCCCGTCTCATAGCGAAAGTCCTCTAA
- a CDS encoding NHLP leader peptide family RiPP precursor: MTAQDNPQPENSQENSLIGRNFWAKIIAKAWADEEFKQRLLENPTRVLEEEGIAIPEGLEIQIEPTDNSLEFIIPPEIEVETRPGAEAVRLILPLPEKAPEVTETNIYEVYKQPDPPEVVVQKIRELVTRVPVDTEQAQEVLKQIKEIASGQSCTIEEALAKIKGLFELEAVSPEEIINTSIGLAARAVTTNGTTCNPTKGD; this comes from the coding sequence ATGACTGCACAAGACAATCCCCAACCCGAAAACTCGCAAGAAAACTCTTTGATAGGCAGAAATTTTTGGGCTAAAATCATAGCTAAAGCCTGGGCAGACGAAGAATTTAAGCAACGTCTCCTTGAAAACCCCACTAGAGTTTTGGAAGAAGAGGGAATTGCGATCCCAGAAGGACTTGAAATACAGATAGAACCTACTGATAATTCATTAGAATTTATTATACCGCCTGAAATTGAAGTTGAAACAAGACCGGGTGCTGAAGCGGTGAGGCTTATCCTACCGTTGCCAGAAAAAGCACCTGAAGTTACAGAGACAAATATTTATGAAGTATATAAGCAACCAGATCCTCCTGAAGTAGTCGTTCAAAAAATCCGAGAATTAGTGACAAGGGTGCCAGTTGACACCGAACAGGCGCAGGAAGTCTTGAAACAAATTAAAGAAATAGCCAGCGGTCAATCTTGTACTATTGAAGAAGCATTGGCAAAAATAAAAGGTTTATTTGAGCTAGAAGCTGTTTCCCCCGAGGAAATCATTAATACCAGCATAGGGTTGGCAGCGAGGGCAGTAACAACAAACGGAACAACCTGTAATCCAACCAAGGGAGACTGA
- a CDS encoding SagB family peptide dehydrogenase yields the protein MSQSLILSLKRNIFLLERSPDEIDVRSPLVNLTFKQLTPGLLAALKTLAADGATEEELSDLVVKIDGEAELPKLYYYLQKFSDRSLLCHTVVADGSPLATIVPISRYYKFDLKKIATNQSYVLSRFAYCRKYKEQMVLESPLSYAQIILQDSRSTAIITELVKPSSCGEINLKFPNISENGLQMFFILLLNAQAISEVKERGKIQEEENIKLAQWSFHDLLFHARSRLGRHISFYRDNSGILLENKPPSVVKEKMSIDTINLYKPNIEKINETDYPFSLVLEERKTIRNYADKPITDKQLGEFLYRSARVKSIKETEYGERSSRPYPSAGADYELEVYVTVNNCENISPGIYHYCPKEHQLCKLAEKNSKVEALLQGAGDAVRESWESLQVLITIAARFQRRNWQYEAIAYATTLKHVGILYQTFYLVATAMDLAPCALSFGDSDLFAAAVGTDYYAETSVGEFLLGSKSTN from the coding sequence ATGTCACAATCTTTGATTCTTTCTTTAAAAAGAAACATTTTTCTGTTAGAACGATCGCCTGACGAAATAGATGTCCGTTCTCCTCTGGTTAATTTAACGTTCAAGCAACTTACACCCGGCTTACTGGCTGCACTAAAGACACTTGCTGCTGATGGCGCTACGGAGGAAGAGTTGAGTGACTTGGTGGTAAAAATTGATGGAGAAGCCGAACTTCCCAAGCTTTACTACTACTTGCAAAAATTCAGCGATCGATCTCTACTTTGCCATACCGTTGTTGCCGATGGAAGCCCTTTGGCAACTATTGTGCCTATCTCTCGCTATTATAAGTTCGATCTGAAAAAGATAGCTACAAACCAAAGCTATGTACTGTCCCGTTTTGCTTATTGCCGCAAATACAAAGAGCAAATGGTTTTAGAATCTCCCTTATCTTACGCACAAATAATTCTACAGGATTCGAGAAGCACAGCAATAATTACCGAACTTGTAAAGCCTTCAAGCTGTGGTGAAATTAACCTAAAATTTCCCAATATATCAGAAAATGGCCTGCAAATGTTCTTTATCCTCTTGTTGAATGCCCAAGCTATTTCCGAAGTGAAAGAGCGGGGTAAAATCCAAGAAGAAGAAAATATAAAACTTGCCCAATGGAGCTTTCACGATCTTCTATTTCACGCCAGAAGCAGACTGGGAAGACATATTAGTTTTTATCGAGATAATTCAGGAATTTTGCTGGAAAATAAGCCTCCTTCCGTTGTGAAGGAAAAGATGTCGATCGATACAATAAATTTATATAAACCTAATATTGAAAAAATCAACGAGACAGATTATCCTTTTAGTTTAGTGTTGGAAGAAAGAAAAACTATTAGAAATTACGCAGATAAGCCAATAACAGATAAACAGCTAGGTGAATTTCTTTATCGATCGGCGCGAGTAAAAAGCATTAAAGAAACAGAGTATGGGGAAAGAAGTAGCCGACCTTACCCAAGCGCCGGAGCAGATTACGAATTGGAAGTTTATGTCACTGTAAATAATTGCGAAAATATTTCTCCGGGTATTTACCATTACTGTCCCAAGGAACATCAACTTTGTAAGCTTGCCGAGAAAAATAGCAAAGTTGAAGCCCTTTTGCAAGGAGCGGGTGACGCAGTAAGAGAAAGTTGGGAATCTCTGCAAGTTTTAATTACAATTGCTGCTCGTTTTCAAAGAAGAAATTGGCAGTATGAAGCGATCGCCTACGCCACAACATTAAAGCACGTTGGTATTCTGTACCAAACATTTTATCTGGTAGCAACGGCGATGGATTTGGCTCCTTGCGCTCTTTCGTTTGGAGATTCCGATTTATTTGCAGCAGCAGTGGGGACAGATTACTACGCAGAAACTTCTGTAGGAGAATTCCTTTTGGGTAGTAAGTCAACGAATTAG